One window of the Paenibacillus beijingensis genome contains the following:
- a CDS encoding ABC transporter permease: protein MQLYLEYIRNIIQTNLKYRTNFLLGLIGRIIVLFVQYYIWEALLIKDVATSTGNISFRDMTNYITISTIISVLVSNNLIYDIDSKIKSGQIAIDLIKPISYKTYLFCGVIGDNIYRILFELVPVIIIGLFVFHLQIPDWTHLFIFAFATVNAVIIKYLISFIFGILGFWIVSVWYFSRFLEDLIRIFAGAWIPIWFFPHFLDRISNFFPFKLIFMYQYQSTWERFQLSSLYIFN from the coding sequence ATGCAGCTTTATTTAGAATATATCAGAAATATAATTCAAACAAATTTAAAGTATCGAACAAATTTTTTACTTGGTCTGATTGGCCGTATAATTGTTTTATTCGTTCAATATTACATCTGGGAAGCTTTGCTTATTAAAGATGTTGCAACCAGCACAGGGAATATATCCTTTAGGGATATGACCAATTATATAACAATCAGCACTATAATATCAGTTCTTGTGAGTAACAATCTAATATACGACATTGATTCAAAAATAAAGAGTGGACAAATAGCTATTGACTTGATCAAGCCTATAAGTTACAAAACGTACTTATTTTGTGGTGTAATAGGTGATAATATTTATCGTATTCTTTTTGAATTAGTTCCAGTCATAATAATCGGGCTCTTTGTCTTTCATTTACAAATTCCTGATTGGACTCATTTATTCATTTTTGCTTTTGCAACAGTGAATGCAGTTATAATTAAATACCTTATTTCATTTATTTTTGGAATTCTTGGATTTTGGATTGTTTCAGTTTGGTATTTTAGTAGGTTTTTAGAGGATTTAATACGTATATTTGCCGGAGCCTGGATACCAATATGGTTCTTTCCTCACTTCCTTGACCGCATATCAAATTTTTTCCCTTTTAAGCTTATTTTTATGTACCAATATCAATCTACTTGGGAAAGATTTCAATTAAGCAGTCTATATATTTTTAATTGA
- a CDS encoding ABC-2 family transporter protein codes for MDYGLFFLSFKKLRVGILRHLMVIQFKSILIWDRLLDFLDSDAIIGKYDSDGSFDLILTKPMNPFLNMILKQSYHGFLGHIFLGIFIFVICSPHIGINWSITKVIYFLLAIFGATCIHSAFLLGLEQSALDG; via the coding sequence TTGGACTATGGGTTGTTCTTCTTAAGTTTCAAGAAATTAAGGGTGGGAATTTTACGACATCTTATGGTTATACAATTTAAATCTATTCTCATATGGGATCGCTTGCTTGATTTTTTGGACTCCGATGCGATCATTGGAAAGTATGATAGTGATGGATCATTCGATTTGATCTTAACTAAACCTATGAACCCATTTCTTAATATGATTTTAAAACAGTCCTATCATGGATTTTTAGGTCATATATTTCTCGGTATTTTTATTTTTGTTATTTGTTCCCCCCACATTGGAATAAATTGGTCGATAACAAAAGTTATTTATTTCTTACTTGCAATCTTTGGAGCAACGTGCATCCATTCTGCATTCTTGTTGGGACTGGAGCAGTCAGCTTTGGACGGTTAA
- a CDS encoding ATP-binding cassette domain-containing protein: MLFDLLSLGEFIDIPVRQLSLGQRMRADICCSLMHNPEILFLDEPTIGLDVVVKEDQEFYKTNQFSQTNNSYFNDA; this comes from the coding sequence ATGCTTTTTGATCTACTGAGTTTAGGGGAATTTATAGATATTCCTGTGAGACAATTAAGCCTTGGACAAAGAATGAGAGCTGATATCTGTTGCTCATTGATGCATAATCCCGAGATATTATTTCTTGATGAACCAACCATTGGTCTTGATGTTGTTGTCAAAGAAGATCAGGAATTTTATAAAACAAATCAATTTAGTCAAACAAACAACAGTTATTTTAACGACGCATGA
- a CDS encoding ATP-binding cassette domain-containing protein, translating to MSMIVIENLSRDFRLVKRQHGKWGGLKSIFNREYTIKKAVNNISTTINKGEIIGFLGPNGAGKSTTIKMMVGILVPSSGKIVVNGINPFKNRKEHARNIGVVFGQRTQLWWDIPVSETLKLLKYMYKIPDKVYKENLECFLIY from the coding sequence ATGAGTATGATTGTAATTGAAAATTTATCAAGGGACTTTCGATTAGTGAAACGGCAACACGGTAAATGGGGGGGATTAAAAAGCATTTTTAATCGGGAGTATACCATTAAAAAGGCGGTTAACAACATTTCCACTACTATAAATAAGGGGGAAATCATAGGGTTTCTAGGGCCAAATGGTGCGGGGAAATCTACTACTATAAAAATGATGGTAGGGATTCTTGTTCCTAGTAGTGGAAAAATTGTGGTTAATGGGATAAATCCGTTTAAAAACCGAAAAGAGCATGCGCGAAATATCGGAGTTGTTTTTGGTCAAAGAACACAGTTATGGTGGGACATACCTGTATCAGAAACATTAAAGCTTCTAAAATACATGTATAAAATTCCTGATAAGGTTTATAAAGAAAATTTGGAATGCTTTTTGATCTACTGA